GGCCTGGGGCAGGACGATGGACAGGATGCAGTTCAGCGGCGTGATCCCCAGGGCCTGGGCGGCCAGGAGTTGGCCGCGCTTGATGGAGAGAAGGCCCCCCGGATGTATTCCGATTGATAGGCCCCGCTGCACAGGGCGAAGCCGATGATTGCGGCCTGGACAGGGGTCAGGATCAGGCTCACCCCGCCGATGCTCACATAGGGCAGGGCGAAATACCAGAAATAGAGCTGCACCACCAAGGGCGTGCCCCGAAACAGCGAGACGTACCAGTTGGTGATCCGGCGCGGCCACGCCCCGCCGTAGACCCGCAGGGTTCCGGCGGTGACGCCGATCACGACGCCCAAAAGGGCGGCGGGCACGATGATCCCGATGCTGGCCCACAGACCAGCGTTCAGCCCCGGGACGACCCGCTCGAAGGCGAAGGCCAGGGCCTCGTTCATCCGCCCATCTCCCCGCTGAGCTCGGAAAGCTTGGCGCAAAAGGCCATGGTCCGGGAACAGGAACCCCGGGCCAGCAGTTCGCTGGGCGCGCCGCGCTCGATGATGCGCCCCTTTTCCATGAACAGGAATTCGTCGGCCAGGGAGGAGGAAAAGCCGATCTGGTGGGTGGCCATGATCATGGTCATGCCTGCGTCGGCCAGGTCGCGGATGACCGCCAGGACCTCGCCGATGAGTTCCGGGTCCAGGGCGCTGGTGGGCTCGTCAAGGAGCATCACCGCCGGGTCCATGGCCAGGGCCCGGGCCACGGACACGCGCTGTTTCTGGCCGCCCGAGAGTTGGGCCGGATAGAGCCCGGCCTTGTCCGCAAGGCCCACCCGGGCCAATTCCTCCATGGCCCGGTGGGTGGCCGTGCGTTTGTCCATCTTTTTGACCTTGATGAGGGCCACGCGCACGTTCTCCATGGCCGTCAGGTGGTCGAACAGGTTGAAATCCTGGAAGATCATGCCCACGCGTTGGCGCAGCCACAAGAGGTCTTTCCTGCTTTTGGGGTTGATCTCGCGGCCGTCGAGAAAGACCTTGCCTTCGTCCGGGGGCAAAAGAAAATTGATACACTGCAAAAGCGTGGACTTGCCCGCGCCCGAGGGGCCGATGAGCACCTTGAGGCGGCCTTTTTTGACGGTGAGCGACACCTCGTCGAGGATGCGCTGCCCGCCCAGGTGTTTGACCACGTTTTCCACGCGCAGGACGACGGATTCGTTTTGCATCACAAAGATCCCTGGTGCGAATAGCCTTCCATGCGCACCTTGGCCTCAAGGGTCTTGAGGGCCTTTAAGCCCGCCCAGGTCAGGGCGAAAAAGATTAGCCCGGCCAGGATGGACAGGGGAAGGGGTTGATGGGTGGTGGCGGCCACGGAGCGCGTCCGGGACATGATTTCCAAAACGCCGATCACGAAGGCCAGGGCCGAATCCTTGAGCAGGATGGAATATTCGTTGGACCAGGCCGGAATGGACAGGCGCAGGGCCTGGGGCAAGATGATGGAGGTGATCGCCGTGGCGTCGGTCATGCCCAGGGCCCGGGCGGCCTTGAGCTGGCCTTCGGGCAGGCTTTGGATGGCCCCCCGGAAGATTTGCGACTGGTAGGCGGCGCTGGTCAGGCCCAGGACCAGGACGGCGGCGGCGAAGGCGCTGTCCAGATGCAGGAAGGCAAGGGCCGGGATGCGGCTGAGGTAGGCCAGGATGCCGAAGTAAAACAGGTAGAGCTGCACCAGGATGGGCACGCCGCGAAACAGCCAGACGTAGAGCGACACCAGACGCCGCACGGGGCGTCGACCGTAGACCTGGCCCACGGCCAGGGGGACGCCGAAGACGAGTCCCACGGCCATGGCCCCGATGATGAGCCCAAGGGTCCACCAGATGCCGCCCAGGATGTAGGGCAGGGCCTCCCATGAGGCGGTAAGGGCCTTGAGCATGCCGTCCATGTGTTTTCCCGGCGCCGCGTCGCATGGGCGCGGTTTTTCGGTAAAAGGAGTGAGACAGGCGACGGCCCCGAAGGCCCCGGTCCATACGGGCCGGGAGCGTTCGGGGCCGGACGCGGGGCGACCGGGCCGCCCGGTGCACGAGTGTTGCGTTCGGTAATTCCCGTTATGGTCAAGCAAGCAGCAACATCTTGAATGTACGATTTTTATTCACAAAAAAACAAAATGTTTTTTGTGAACGCCACACTAGATGTCGTACTTCTTCTTGAGTTCCTGCCAGTAGGGATCCTTCATGAGCATTTCCAGACCCTTGTTGACGGTCTCCAGAAACTCCTTGTCTTCCTTGCGGATGGCGTAGCCGTACTTTTCAGAGGGCACGTCGAAGGTTCCGGCCACCTTGTAGGGCTGGCCCTTCATCAGTTCCTTGGCGATGGAGGAATCCATGCCCGAACCGGCGATGCGGCCGACCTTGACGTCTTCCATGGACAGGTCCGTGGAATCGTAGAGCACCAGCTCGAATTTGTAGCCCTCTTTCTTGGACATTTCCTCAAGCAGCTTGTTGGTCACGGTGCCGCGCTGCACGCCGATCTTTTTGCCGGTCTTGAGCAGGTCGGCGAAGGGGGTGGCGTCGTCGCCCTTGACCAGCAGAACCTGGGTGACCTCGTAGTAGGGGATGCTGAAATTGACGATCTTGGCCCGCTCTTCGGTGGCGCTCATGCCCGAGGCGATGATGTCGATCTTTTTGGCGGTCAGGGCCGGGATGATGCCGTCCCAATCCATGGGCTGGTGCTTGATTTTAAAGCCCATTTTTTGGGCGATCCAGTCCATGGATTCCACGTCGAATCCGGCGGGTTTGCCGTCCTTGTCCACGAACCCGAACGGAGGAAAGCCGAAATCGATGCCGTTGATGTAGGTTTTTTCCTCGGCCAAAGCCGCGCCGGAGAAGGCGAAGGCCAGGGCCACGGCCAGAAGGGCGGCGACGCGCAGCGTTTTGAACATGATTTCTTCCTTTTCCCGGGGTTGTACGACGATGCAGATGGAAGCCTTGGCCGACGACGGACGCGCCCGGGACCATTTCCCGGGTTTGGGCGTTAAGGCACAAGCGTCACAGAACCGTTACGCCGCATAGCAGAGATGTGCCCGGCGATCAAGAACATACGGTCCTGGCGGTGCGACGGATGCCGGATCGATCCTTGCGGGTGTGCGTGCGGAAACGTGTTCGCTGACTTTGACGGACTGTAAAGAATCCTGACACCAATCGATGGGAAACAATCCGACACCTGGATTTGGACGACAAAAAATATTCATTTTTTCGGGGTGTTGACAATCCATGCCGAACACGCCGCCCTGGCACGCAAGTTGCCTTTCCCCCAACCGGCATTCCCCAAGGAGGAGCCCGTGGAGATTTTTGGCCGAACCATTCTCGTCACCGAGCGAAACGGAAACATCCGTGAGCTTTTGCGTCGGGAATTGGGGCGGGCGGGATATCGCGTGCTGACGGCTGCCGATGCCCCGACGGCGCGGGAGATCCTGCGGGAGAATGCCTCCGTGGAACTGGTCATTCTCGACGAGGAACTGCCCGGCATCACGGAAGAG
Above is a genomic segment from Desulfolutivibrio sulfodismutans DSM 3696 containing:
- a CDS encoding amino acid ABC transporter permease; the protein is MLKALTASWEALPYILGGIWWTLGLIIGAMAVGLVFGVPLAVGQVYGRRPVRRLVSLYVWLFRGVPILVQLYLFYFGILAYLSRIPALAFLHLDSAFAAAVLVLGLTSAAYQSQIFRGAIQSLPEGQLKAARALGMTDATAITSIILPQALRLSIPAWSNEYSILLKDSALAFVIGVLEIMSRTRSVAATTHQPLPLSILAGLIFFALTWAGLKALKTLEAKVRMEGYSHQGSL
- a CDS encoding ABC transporter substrate-binding protein, translated to MFKTLRVAALLAVALAFAFSGAALAEEKTYINGIDFGFPPFGFVDKDGKPAGFDVESMDWIAQKMGFKIKHQPMDWDGIIPALTAKKIDIIASGMSATEERAKIVNFSIPYYEVTQVLLVKGDDATPFADLLKTGKKIGVQRGTVTNKLLEEMSKKEGYKFELVLYDSTDLSMEDVKVGRIAGSGMDSSIAKELMKGQPYKVAGTFDVPSEKYGYAIRKEDKEFLETVNKGLEMLMKDPYWQELKKKYDI
- a CDS encoding amino acid ABC transporter ATP-binding protein, which gives rise to MQNESVVLRVENVVKHLGGQRILDEVSLTVKKGRLKVLIGPSGAGKSTLLQCINFLLPPDEGKVFLDGREINPKSRKDLLWLRQRVGMIFQDFNLFDHLTAMENVRVALIKVKKMDKRTATHRAMEELARVGLADKAGLYPAQLSGGQKQRVSVARALAMDPAVMLLDEPTSALDPELIGEVLAVIRDLADAGMTMIMATHQIGFSSSLADEFLFMEKGRIIERGAPSELLARGSCSRTMAFCAKLSELSGEMGG
- a CDS encoding response regulator; its protein translation is MEIFGRTILVTERNGNIRELLRRELGRAGYRVLTAADAPTAREILRENASVELVILDEELPGITEEGGLAAFFRMAGGPPMILHAFSHGACAYREDGQVAAVVEKGGGLELLTAAVARVFAA